Below is a window of Sylvia atricapilla isolate bSylAtr1 chromosome 2, bSylAtr1.pri, whole genome shotgun sequence DNA.
GGAATCCAGAAATCCATTGCTCTCTCCCTTATACATGACATTCCTTATAGATCTAACCTGGAGAAAGATATGGCAGAATAAGGACCCAAAGTTTGCTAGGTGCCAACTTTTCAAATGAATCCTCTCCAGGAAAAAGTGACTCAGCTTTCAGAAGCAAACCTTCACCACCACATGCAACATGCCCCTCATGGGGGAAgccctcctcctctttcctccttaCTGCACCATGTTCCTCTCTGCCATGGGAGCACCTCTGAGCAGCACTTCCTTGCCACTTACAGCTTTCCCTAATGATTTCCACAGATGATGGTGCTGttaaaatagaagaagaaacaaaaccaaagcctcaaaccaacaaacccaaacacagaacacacacaaacTGTTAGGAGGAAGCAGGTGTTTTTAACCACTGATTTCTGCAGGCATGAAGGTCACCTATGGCAGGGCAGATATAAATGTCCAGCTCAATTCTGAGAATAACAAAGACCTGCCCACCAGGCAATGCTCAGACATGATGAATTAAGAGCAAGTCAGAGGGAATTCAGTGTACAAGAaacacctgccctgtgccctgcgtGCTTCCCCAGGGTACACAGggatttctgttttattcaaatctcagctgtccctgtgctccagaggcaggagctAGAGTTCTTGGAGAAAGGTGATTGCTACCTTcctaatttgaaaaaaacccccctaAGAGCTATTCTTCCCTTGTTTCTCTCAAACACTCTTTGCTTCTCtaggtttttctgttttcagggaTGAAAAACATGAACAGGTTTTGATTCCTTAGCACAAAATGTCACTTTTCTATGCATTTGGATCGAGGCAAGTTATTTGACAGTTTTCCTGATCCTTGAAATTTGACAATATCAGTTTGTTAGTTTAGCCTGAATCCTTAAGACTGCTGATGCACTTGTAGTATCTGTTTATCTGTCTCCCTCTGCACATTCTGAACTGTCAAAGGGTGTCAGTCACGCTGAAGGAgggctcaggaaaaaaaataaagcgTCTTTCTAGACTCCATGGCAATACATGAGTAGGTGAAGAAGAGGGAAGCAAGGAACAGAGAGCAGAGTTTAGCTCTAAGCCCTCCTGAAGCAGCTTCCCAGAGCCAATCAGTCCCAGCACATACCACCTCGTGCTCAGTGGGGAATGACAGGGAATGAGGGGTTATTGTGGCAAGTGAGGAAGCCAAAGAGACTACCATGGAATCCAGATGTTGTCATTTTTCCTGAGTGCAGCATTTATTCTCTTCCTAGTCCTGGTGTCTGCTCACGCCCTCACTGTGGAAGTACCTGCGAGGCAAATCAAAGTGGCAAGAGGAAGCAATGCTACCCTGCGCTGTAATTTTAACACCGACAAGGCTGTTGACAGAGGAGACCTGCTTGTCTGGAGGAAAATCAGTAGCAGGGTAAACTGAGCTACATAAAGAAACAGATGAGAGGGCATCCGAGAAGGGGCAGGAGGTGAAAGCTGTGGGTGGGAATGGATGTTGGAACAGAAAGATTTCTTCCAGGCTTTTCTTTTAATCCCAAAACTGTGCAAATGGAAATGCTGAGTCTAGATGCAATTTATTCCAAATCTATTGCACAAACTAGGCAAGCCCccactcctcttcctcctctcccttggTCTTTCAAGTGTTTACTGAAACACTTATATGTACTATGGGGTTTACATCTATTAAAACATGTGAAACACTcagatttctaaaaatatatgcacatataaaaatatgtgtgtCTAATATACATATCTTTGATACTGTATAAAAAGTTTTAAGTTAATGATACCAGTACACGAAGAGATTCTTGAGGTCTCCTACATCCATTTGAAGTATTTGAAGGTtaagaaacttttaaaagttctcCTTGACTTCTTGGGAATTAGTGGGAGGGGAAGCAGCTTTTGGAGATCTCCTTGCAGGAACTGCCAAGGATTTATTGTCTGGAGATCCTTGCTGGGAGCGTTTGTGTAACCATAGGGCAATTTGACTGACACGGGTCTCAGAGAAGTCTCATGCTGTTCTCACCTCATGTTGAGAAATGGTGAATAAGCCCCAGCAAAAGAAATCAGTTGTCTTTGATTTCAGATAAGGTGTAAGAAGGGGATTCCAGATGGAAACAAATCCTTTTGAATTTCTAtgtttttcttggctttttctcAAACTGGTGCAGTTTAAGGTcctcttttcccagctgctctttAAGAGTGGGCTGATTCATGGAGTTATGTGGCAGACTGACACAGGGGAGGCCGAGGCTGACCCTGTCCCCTTGCTGTTCCCCAGGTTGATATCGTGTCGCGGTACTTTGATGGGCTTGTGCAGTACGGAGAGGGCTACGAGCGTCGCATCCACTTCAGCGGCGCTGTTGACAGTGGGGACATCAGCATCACCATCACGGCCGTGACCATGGAGGACAATGGCACCTACACCTGCAGCGTCCGCCTCCGGAATGACTTCCCTGCACAGACTGCGCTCCTGGACCTCCTAGTCCTCGGTAAGGTGACACAGGCAATGCCACGCCCCTGTCAGGCACACCTGGCCCTTCCTCTAACGTCCACATTGCTTTAAACAACAGATTTCctaacagcaaaaaaaggtGTCCTCCCCAATTCCACCTTTAGTCTTTTCCTACTCCTGTGGAAGGATGCTGGGATGCCTAGGGCATGCAACTCTGCTTCAGACACCCAGCTGTAGAAAACAGCCTTTAGAGTTGTACAGTTCACTTTCCTAATAATCCAGGAATCATTACAGGGCATTCCTCATTCCCCCTGTGGCCTGTCATACTCCAGTTATCAAAGGATGGGGTACCTAATACTATTAGACATATCCCAAAAAGCATCTTGCAATTCCTTCTTGGCTTTCCAGTGCCAAATTAGAAACAAATGAGATCCAAATTCACTTTAAGTTCCTTTAAGAAGAAGGTATCAGGTGCAAGACCTGCCTCTGCTTGCAAGAATAAAAACCACTGAAACAAGAAACTGCTTCTGATTAatacaattcctttttttcttccttcagttgCACCATCCAAGCCCGAATGCAATGTTCTGGGGACACCACAGTATGGACAGACAATCAACCTGACCTGTGTTTCTCACGAGGGCTCCCCAGCGCCCAAATACACCTGGAAAAGCTTCAATGTGCAAAACGAGCCCCGTGTGCTACCATATGCAGAAGGTATGGGAAATCCAAAGACACCAAGGCACTGAGGTCTCTGCAGATGAGGGgtggaaagattttaaaatgcaaatccaACACCACTCTTAAGGCTTATTCTAGGATGTTCTCTGAACAGGATTTTGAAAAGTTGTCCTTTTGATATAAGACATGCTCATGAGTAACTTTGCAGGGGGAAAAGGACTCCTACCTGAAGTCAGAATGGTCAGAAAGACTTTAACTGCAGCACTCCTCTGGTGAGAAGGCTGAATGGCTCTGGAAGCAgccagaaataattatttctcaGTTGCTGAGAGTAAGGTGTAACACAAAGAACAACATTGAGTTTTCTAACTGTCTTTACATCCCAGCTTGCTTGACAACAAGGAGATCTATTTCTAAactgaaggaaacaaaagctgGCTCTGGAAGCTTTCTTCCAGAGATGTCCACTCACCTAGAGGAAGGGGATATAAGAAAGTTACACCATTCCTGCTCTGAGCATGAAAAAGGCTTCTGGTTCTTTAGGACTGATACACAGGCCctgatattttatttgctttcattttaagtcagaatttggaagggaaaaggagctgaATTTTCCCACAACAGGACCTTGACAGAactatttttacagaaatgagGGTTTAAGCAGTGACAGAGGACtcagatttatttcattaaacaactttgttttttcctggcCTGTCCAGCTTTGGGAAGACTAAATGTTTGTATCTACCCTTCCTGGTTTAAGGGAAGTAAAATAAAGACGATGAGACTCCACAGGATATTCCATACTCACAAGCCGATTATTGCACAAAATATGCAAAGGACAAAGTATCACCGGGGCAGGAACTTTATTCATTTCACTGCCACTAAGTGGTGCCAGTGAAtcacacacagccctgagcacagcgGGActtgccacagcagcagcttctacTGTCACCCTGTCCCTCCCCGGGACAGGAATCTCTGCTGGCCCATTCCCAActcatttctgctttcatgGGAGCACTCACGGCCAAACAATGTGCCGACTGTCCCTCGgtgctccaggctggctgggTGCCCTACTGTCACTACAGGCAACAGGCTTCTGTGCTAAGCAAGTCCCACTGCTGCAACGTGTGCAGAACCCCCTCAGGAGACACTCCAGAGCTGATAGTACCTGACCCACATAATTTCCCATTTCACTCACTCAGTTACTTTTGATTTGTTAGGaggattttaaaattccattctGATTAAGACTCTGACAGCTACAAATGTCACCGCTGCTCCccccaacccaaaaaaaaaaaaaaaaaaaaaaaaaaaagacaagggaGACAAGTAAATACAAGGAGTATGGagagagtaaaagaaaaaattataattaaaaatcaagCAAGCATTTTGTCTGTCATTTCTCAGTTTGCACGCTCTTCTACTATCTGGCACTAGGTGCCAGCAAACCCTCAACATAGGAAAAGTGGGACCCAGGGAAACAGGAAAGTCATTAAAAAGTATTGAGTCTTTTGCTTTCAGAGCAGGGATTCGACCTCTCTCACAAGCAAAAAGCATGGACTACGCATACCCATATCAGCTGGAGATGTTACAAACAAACTGACAGAGCTAAGCTTCAGCCTGTGGTTCTGAGCTGTGTGAGGTTGGACAGAAAGCATCAGCATCACTGCAGTCATGTCACTAGAGTTCTTCTTCTTTGTTTATTTACACAGCCTGTGTGGCTTCTCCCAGACTAGAAAACTTTTCACCCAACTGCTAAATAATTCATATCTGAAATCCTAAGAGCTGCAGGACTGAAGAGCTTTCTCTTGTTTAACAAGTTATTTCATCAAGATGGCCAGTCCTGATTTGGGCATCTGACATTTCTtaaacacccccccccccccaaaaaaaaaaaaacaacaaaaacaaacccaaaaggTTTCTCTAAGAACAGACACTTCTCACCCTCCACCtacaattttctttctaaaaggaATGTTCAAATACCACATGTTCCCTGTAATCAAAACAGCACACTTTGGTTTATCCTCCCACAAATCACTCTAAAACCAGGGATGAGCATGGCAGCTTCCGAGCAAGACAGAACAATCCATCAGCTTTAATAACCTCTCATCACTCCAACCATCCTGGGCTGGAACGGGAGGGCTGCTGTTGCcacttccttccctgctttaattcttttcttttttggcctGATTTGTGTTTCACAACAGGGCAACAAATAACTCTGAAGAACATCTCAGCAGACACCTCTGGCTTTTACATCTGCACTTCAACAAATGATGTGGGAACGGATTTTTGCAACATGACAGTCAGCGTTGTGCCACGTAAGAGATGGGGCTGCCTCGGGGAAGAGAAGTACCAGAGAAAATATCTTAGCTCAAAGCACTGAAGGAGGGGAATGTTATCATGTGTTCTCTCTTTAAGAGAGACCCTTTCCACTGGTTTACAGGCTGGTAGAGCACTCACCAACTCATTGGGTTAGTGAAAAATGACCAAAAACTCCATAACCCAGTCAGACAGCACTGAATTTGTGATGTCTGAAACTACAAAGAAGAGCAGTTGTTCAGATCCAGGGGCTCCTCCCTGTCAGTAGCTTACTGCTCCTGTACTACCCAGTACAGAATTATTTCCACTTGCTGTAGTCCAACGAATGTGCCTTCCACTCAGTCTGGAGCTGGTGGGGGGATTTGAAGTGCAGTGATTGTGCTGCTCCCCTTTGCCATCATTCCTGTGCTAACTCCTCCCTTCCCATGCAGCATCCATGAACATAGCTCTGTATGCTGGCATCATTGGGGGAGTTGTTGCGGCCATTGTGGTGATTGGGATCATTTcctattgctgctgctgccgggaCAGCAAGGACACTGACTACGAGATGACGTGAGTACCTCTCCACTCAGCAGTGAGTGGAACAGATGAAGggttctccttttccctccagcaTCAACAGATGGAGGGGAaagctggggagaaaagaaatctgGGGAAGCATGTATTGCAGTCTCCTTTTAGTACTTTTAGTATCCACCCCATTGACTCCCATCTCTCCTCATGGGGCATGCCCAGGTGTCCCAGACACTGTTGCATCCCTGGGTAGAACCAAATTATTCAAATCTTGGATATGAATTAGCACagatgctatttaaaaaaaaaaaaaaaaacaaaaaaaaaacccaacaaaaaaacagaagtaGCTTCCACACCTCTTGCATCACCAGCAAGACTGAATTTCTGGACTTCAGTTGGATACAGTTCTAGATTAGCTTGGAGCAGTTCAAAAGTATCCTAACAAAATCTCTTCAGTGATGTTTCTCTCTCATTTTGCTTAACATCTCTACTCCTGAACAATGTTTTAGGgagcaagaagaaagaaatgaaccCTCCAGGCAGATGCCAACAAGGCATGAGAGCATAGAGGAGGATGTGGAGAATGCATGAATGAAGAAGCCACTGCCATCTTCGGGATCTGCTGAGGCACAGACATCActgtagaaaagaaaacaatcccTCTTTCTTACTGCAAGAAGTTGCATTGTAAAATGAAAGCCAAAGGCTCTGCCTTCAAGTTCTGGGAGAGAACATTCTTGCTTCCCTGGAAAGAAGTGCTTGATGTAGAGTGAGCACTAACACACAATCTCATAGCAGAAAGAGGCACATGGAGTCATCCAAAAATAACCAGTCTTCCATACTTCCaactttctgaaaaaagaaaccagtcAGGTCTATTTGGAGAACAGAGGAACAGAGCTGCTGATGTATCCCCAGATGCACAGAAGGTTTCAAGGTCACCAACTGCAATTCATCAAGGAAGCGTGGTCTTGTTTACTGAATCACACAAATGTCAAAGCTTTCACCATTGTCTAACACAAACGTTTTTTTATGGAGGTTGAagcaagatgatttttaaagacattttattaaatgtgttctttgtatatattatatatgcacatataaaTAAAGATATGGAAAAGCATCATCAATGACCAGTTAGTCTCCCGTTTGGGACAACAGTGCATAATAATGTCAGATAAGGTAAGAACTTAGATGAGCAGCTGATAAGAACTAGAAACAATCTAACCTGTTTACTGTCAGACTCCTGAATTTCTGAGTTCTAGCTCCCACAGTTCCTAATTTTCATTACATTACTCTTTCCTCCTGATTCTTGCATGGCCAAGTCAGAAATAATCcattgctcctgctgcttctgagaaAATGACAATGTGAGAGCATGTGCATGGCAAGTACatccttcattaaaaaaaaaaagggggggggaggtgaaagaagaaggaaaaatagctttttattCAAAATGGTAACAATTTAATCAGAAGCACTGCATTTTATCTGCAAGATGTGTGCAAACGTGGAGGGAACTCCTACCACTGGTATCTTTGGAAGAGAATGGACTGTCCATCCCCAAGGACTATCAATGGGTATTAAAGCTAATTAACAGCTTTTTGGGGttggttgcctttttttccttcttttgtttttctttgaaagataTGTTTGCAGTAAAATACTTATCCTTTCAAAAATCCCTATTGCATCTTCAACTTTGGGAGTTTCAGAAACTTACAGCAATGCCTCCCACATACCCTTTACCCCCAAACAGTTACTgtaataaaaatctaaaatttaaCTTCAAAGAAGAACCAGCCATCCTCCTACACATGACCAGCATTTTCTAGATTTCAAAACTATGAAAACCACCCTACCAGAACTGTTATTCTGGCTTGCTTTCTGGCTGCCTTTGTTTTACATAATACTTAAAATGCAATTACTGATTTGTAGTAATAACAACTGCAAAGAGCAACAACAGGAGTTTTTTACAAAGAGCACACAAATTTAAATCCCTCTGGCAATGGATAACctgaaatgcaagaaattcTGAGAACCTTTTCTCATGATGCATGACAAAACATTGCAAAAATGGATGGctaaaaaagaacatttcacaGATAAGCTCAAGGCagataaaaaaatgaagtgcatAGCTCAGAAGCAGAGCTGCTATGTATATTCCAGTCTCATTGTAACAAGCAAGTATACCATGAATTATCTAATTACCATTGTAATGGACTTCTACTGTGAAACAAAAgctatttcttttataaatgtTACAGACATTAGTCAGCACAACCTGTTTCCTCCACCAAACCCCAGTGCCTGAAGAGGCTTCTGCTGAGAGATAATGGTGTGGGTTCTCAAAGATCTTAACTGGAAAGCCCAGCAAAAGGACTTGAAAATTATCAGCAGAATAACGCCAGAATATAGCCAGAAGCTGGCTGTGGCCACTGAACCATGGTGACACTCTGCTACCTGCCCCACACTCCTCACTTTTAGGATAGGTGAAGCTTAATTGCTGTTTGTCAGCTGAAGTCTTCAAGTAACACTTGCATAGTGATCATTTTAGGCATGAAGGAAAATACACATTAGCAGTAAGCAACTGCACTAAGTTGTCTAATGAAACCAGCCACAAAATATAGAGGAGTTTACAAAATGACCCCGAAACCCATGAATTTAATTCTCTGTGAGCAGATTCCTTAAGAACTAGCAGAGAAAAAGTAAGAGTCCAACACGACAACACTTAAACCAGAACTGCTTCAAGTTCTGCAATGCTAAGCTCAGTTCTGCACTGAGAAATAAACTGAGGGATAGCACATAGAGATACAGCTGAGATAATTCAGTGCCACTTAtcatttttttacctttttaaaaataccttggaaGTAGTGCATTTATCAGAATGCTTTATGTGTTTTTCCTCAACCAATTTGTTCTGCTCTGTCAGCCAgaaatacacaaacacacatattCAAACTCATGCCTTATTCCAGGGCTTTCCTGTGACTGAATTAATTTCCTGCCTGTCTTGTATGTCTTTTGAAGCAGGAGCAACTCCAAGAGTTACCTGTAGTATAGCCACAACTTTATGCAAAATTAAACCAGCCATAATGAATTTAGAGGAAAGATAAATTAAAGTAGTGATACTTAACTAATTCCAAAGAGTTAATGTATGTATACTGAACTTAAATTACTACTTCCCTCAgaaggcaggaaggagggagaaaatgtATGACcaggaaaaaattatactttACATAACAAACTACTGTTTAGTTATGTTCCACTTTCTTTATTCACAAACTAATCACGGAAATCCAACTGGCTGGTCAGGCATAATTTAGCACTGGCAAATCCACGCTGACTCTTTACAGTCCCCCACTTCTTCATGCACCTAAAAACACATTCCAAGGGGGCTTGCTCTGTGATTTTTCCAAGGAGCGCAGTGGAACTGAGCAGCCCAGGTTTTCCTAGATCACCCTGTAGACAGATGGGTGCAGTACTTTGCCTCCTACTGCTGTAGACTTCCCATACTCTCTGTGACCTTCCAAAGGTGAGAAAACAGCCTCAAAAAAGTGTCTGTCACCTTCCTCAGCATCCTGGGATGCAGCACATCTGGCATGAGGGATCGCATGGGTCTGGaactcccactgctgctgttctcctcTCTGAACCCTTCCTGAGCACAGATCTGTTTTCCAAACAGCATCCCTACAGCCCTGGCCCCTGTTCATGGGTTGTTCCTTTGTAGCCCACACCTGCTTCTCCCTCCCTTATACTGCGCTAGGACTAGGATGCAGCCACAAGATCCCTGTGAAGACGAGAGTCTTCCCAATCAATCTCTCTGCATTCCTGGATTGCTCTTGTGTTTGGGAGACAATGTTCTTTAATGAACTGCCAATCTTAATGCTCCTTTACCCCACAGAGCTGGCCCCAGGGATTCCACCTCTCCCCATTCCCCACACAACCACAAGGATCTGCTCTCACTGCCTTCCCCACTCTTCTCAGGATCTTGGGAACTATTTCCAGTATTACAGACACACAAAAGCCAGTGCTGCCACAGCCCACTTCAAGATTCAGCAGAGTGCACAATTCACAACTTGTCAGAAAGACAAGAGTTAATGATCTCACCATCCTTGTTGCTAGAGCAACTGCACTCCTTTTCTGTTTATCTGTATCAACTGTTCCAGGAAAGATACTGAGGCAGTGTTCCGACTGATGAAGTTCACAGCACAATGATCAAACCTCCAAGATTAATTCTGGATGTGCTGGAGCCACTACTAAATTTATTACAACCCAACATAAGGCAACTTGTAACTTCCGCTGCACTTCACCTGTTCACTAGGGATTGAAGGGAATTATTTGAAAATGGCAGTTAGAGAAGTTTATGGGAGCCTCTAAAACCAAACCATGGAAAAGTGAGGGAACAGAGATAATACAGGGTTAGATTAATGGAAGTGTTTGCCAGTTTCTTCATTTTACTAAATCATTGCAAGAAAATTTATTGGCTGGCCACTCTTAGGGTGACAGTGAGTGATGACAATCCTGCAGAAGTCATCAGGAGGGCAGAAACTAGATAACaaacttgtttttctcctgctccaCCACAGCACATTTACTTTGCCAAAAGGAATGATGCTGTTAAAGCCTTTGCAGTCAGCTGCAGCTACTTCTATCTATCAACcagaaaataaacccagtttcACACAAATACTTGAGTCACTTCACTTTTGGGCAAAATTTGAAATCCTTGCTAGCAGAAAGGGCttgcactttttatttcaactaACAGGTCCAAAAGCACAGCCCCTCTATGATAATTACgcaagtttttaaaaaacttatcaggaaaaggaaaatacaactATTTCACAAGGAAATTGAGACAGGGCTTTCTAGCATACAGGTTTTCATTCACCCAAAACAAGCATTTATTCAGAAGAATCTGACCTTGAGCACACCACCACTTGACTGTGACCGCTCAAAACCCAGAATCCCTGAAATGACAGCAAGTTTCCTAGTGGGGAATGACTCAGCATGGACCTCACTCTAGGCAGCTGGCATAGGACACACACCACGGAATGAGGATCAGCTGTTGCTGTTTGATCCAGGATCACAGCACTGCTTTCTCCAACCAGACACCTGACAGAACCCCCACACAGAAAATCCCCACCAAATTAGTGTCTTGGGTCTAGCTTTTAGGATTTGGATGAGTGACACATTGCTAAGGATGGAATGAAGAGTTATCTTACCATAGACACAGCAAACACTCTCTGGTATCAAAGTAGTTATAATGCAGATCCCAGAACTGGCACAGGCATCAAGAGTCAGGAGATAGTGTGCCTTCCCTTCCCATACATCACTCACTGTCCAGCTCTTCTCACACTTGGGAGGTGATGAGGGAGAGCTGCTCCCCAtgtgagagagcagctggaatGCAGAGCTCCACCTGGGAACAGACAGAGCCCTGCTGGATCTCATCCTTACGGACAAGAAATAGTCATGGGATGCGAAGGCCAGAGGGCAAATTTGGCTTCTGTAAGCACAAGATAGCGGAGTCTAAGATTTAAAGAGAGGACAGCAGCAAAAGGCAGCATCACAGCCCTGGACATCAGAAGAGCAGTCCTTGGCCTTGCTCAGAGAGCGACCTGGAAGACTACTGTGGCACAGGGTGCTGGAAATAGGTTCACGTGAGCATGGTGATTTTTCAAGTACCACCTTCTCCAAGACGAACAGCAAAACAAGCAGAGGTTGACCAAAGAGCTCCTGACAGAACTCACCCTCAAAAAGGAAGCACACAGGAGACGGGAGCAGGGCCAAGTGACTGGGGAAGAAACACAGAGGTGCTGTGTGCGTGCAGGTATGGggacaggaaaagcaaagaacacCCAAAGCTGCTACCTCGTGAAGCAGATGGAGAGCAAAAAGGATTGCTGTGGGTGCAGCCAAGTGGGAAGAGGTAGCTGGTCGTGAAGGACAAGACTAAGGCCACCTTCACCTTGAGCTTTAATGATCAGCCTTCCAAAccaaaattcaaatta
It encodes the following:
- the GPA33 gene encoding cell surface A33 antigen, whose translation is MRGMEMKGLGLFIFSAILVSAHALTVEVPARQIKVARGSNATLRCNFNTDKAVDRGDLLVWRKISSRVDIVSRYFDGLVQYGEGYERRIHFSGAVDSGDISITITAVTMEDNGTYTCSVRLRNDFPAQTALLDLLVLVAPSKPECNVLGTPQYGQTINLTCVSHEGSPAPKYTWKSFNVQNEPRVLPYAEGQQITLKNISADTSGFYICTSTNDVGTDFCNMTVSVVPPSMNIALYAGIIGGVVAAIVVIGIISYCCCCRDSKDTDYEMTEQEERNEPSRQMPTRHESIEEDVENA